The Acinonyx jubatus isolate Ajub_Pintada_27869175 chromosome D1, VMU_Ajub_asm_v1.0, whole genome shotgun sequence genome includes a window with the following:
- the LOC128311769 gene encoding fatty acid desaturase 2-like protein FADS2B produces the protein MTTKLEDKHAGNGDLVGEGQPYLGEKYQANGKPVANGRGEISVKQEANGKCGVPRKSLNMYSWQEIQKHNQKADQWLVINRKVYDVTGWANKHPGGSRILNHYAGEDATDVFRAMHLDLDIVKLYLKPLLIGELAPEEPSQERHKSSQLVEDFRELRRTLEAMNMFKANPMFFFLHFSQILILETLAWLIVWHFGSGWPVTIFISFLLTISQVQCFLLQHDLGHISIFPKSKWSRLMQKFMMSHLKGLSTCWWNHRHFQHHVKTNIYPKDPDINTGPLFVNGYLKPAQNGKKKISYISYEKQHLCFYMVGLFLLMPVYANLMSMEMMYLQKSWGEFAWVSSFYIHYFIMFGPFYGIFGTILLIFLVKFLESPWVAYVTQMSHVPMRISKEENRDWLSAQVLATCNVEQSFFNDWFTGHLNFQIEHHLFPTMPCHNYHKVAPLVRSLCAKHGLQYVNKPLLKAFGDITRDLKKSATLWMDAYYET, from the exons ATGACGACGAAGCTTGAAGACAAGCATGCAGGGAATGGGGACCTTGTAGGAGAGGGTCAGCCATACCTGGGTGAGAAGTATCAAGCGAATGGGAAACCAGTAGCAAATGGGAGAGGTGAAATCTCTGTAAAGCAGGAGGCAAATGGAAAGTGTGGTGTGCCCAGAAAAAGTCTCAACATGTACAGCTGGCAGGAGATCCAGAAACACAATCAGAAGGCTGATCAGTGGCTGGTGATCAATCGCAAGGTCTACGATGTTACTGGCTGGGCCAACAAGCATCCAGGGGGGAGCCGAATCCTCAACCACTATGCTGGGGAAGATGCCACG GATGTCTTCAGAGCCATGCACCTGGACCTTGACATTGTAAAATTGTACCTTAAGCCGCTGCTCATCGGAGAGCTTGCCCCAGAAGAGCCTAGCCAGGAGAGACACAAAAGT tccCAGCTGGTGGAAGATTTCCGAGAATTGCGGAGAACATTAGAGGCCATGAACATGTTCAAGGCCAACCCAATGTTCTTCTTCCTTCACTTCTCCCAGATCTTGATTTTAGAAACTCTGGCTTGGCTAATAGTGTGGCATTTTGGCAGTGGCTGGCCTGTGACAATATtcatctccttccttctcacaATTTCCCAG GTTCAGTGTTTTCTTCTGCAACATGACTTGGGACACATTTCTATATTTCCAAAGTCCAAGTGGAGCCGCTTGATGCAAAAATTTATGATGAGTCATCTCAAG GGCCTGTCAACATGCTGGTGGAATCACCGACACTTCCAACATCATGTAAAAACAAACATCTACCCCAAAGACCCAGATATTAATACAGGCCCACTTTTTGTGAATGGATATTTGAAGCCTGCCCAG AATGGCAAGAAGAAAATCAGTTACATCAGCTATGAAAAGCAGCACCTGTGTTTCTACATGG tTGGGCTCTTTCTCCTAATGCCTGTGTATGCCAACCTGATGTCCATGGAAATGATGTACCTCCAAAAGTCTTGGGGG GAGTTTGCCTGGGTCAGCAGCTTTTATATCCACTATTTTATCATGTTTGGCCCTTTTTATGGAATCTTCGGAACCATATTGCTCATATTTTTGGTCAA GTTTCTCGAAAGTCCCTGGGTAGCATATGTTACCCAGATGAGCCATGTACCTATGAGAATAAGCAAAGAGGAGAACCGGGACTGGCTCAGCGCTCAG gtCTTGGCCACCTGTAATGTTGAACAGTCCTTTTTCAATGACTGGTTCACTGGGCATCTGAACTTCCAGATTGAGCACCA TCTGTTTCCCACAATGCCATGCCATAATTATCACAAGGTGGCACCCTTGGTGAGGTCGCTGTGTGCCAAGCATGGATTGCAGTATGTGAACAAGCCCCTGTTGAAAGCATTTGGAGATATCACCAG GGACTTGAAGAAATCTGCAACCCTTTGGATGGATGCTTACTATGAAACATGA